A window from Camelus dromedarius isolate mCamDro1 chromosome 9, mCamDro1.pat, whole genome shotgun sequence encodes these proteins:
- the WDR3 gene encoding WD repeat-containing protein 3, with amino-acid sequence MGLTKQYLRYVASAVFGLIGSQKGNIVFVTLRGEKGRYVAVPACEHVFIWDLRKGEKILILQGLKHEVTCLCPSPDGLHLAVGYEDGSIRIFSLLSGEGNVTFNGHKAAITSLKYDQLGGRLASGSKDTDVIVWDVINESGLYRLKGHKDAITQALFLREKNLLVTSGKDTMVKWWDLDTQHCFRTIVGHRTEVWGLVLVSEEKRLITGASDSELRAWDIAYLQEIEDPEEPEPKKIKESSPGIQDTHEAEDGTLEMEEAPEDRILTCRKAGSIMREGRDRVVNLAVDKTGRILACHGTDSVLEVFRILSKEEIQKKMDKKMKKARKKAKGNSCKGEEEDLEVSVEMTLQDEIQRVTNIKTSAKIKSFDLILSPQGELKAVFLLQNNLVELYSLSPSVPAPQPVRTNRITIGGHRSDVRTLSFSSDNIAVLSAAADSVKIWNRSTLQCIRTMTCEYALCSFFVPGDRQVVIGTKTGKLQLYDLASGNLLETIDAHDGALWSLSLSPDQRGFVTGGADKSVKFWDFELVKDENSTQKRLSVKQTRTLQLDEEVLCVRYSPNQKLLAVSLLDCTVKIFYVDTLKFFLSLYGHKLPVICMDISYDGALIATGSADRNVKIWGLDFGDCHKSLFAHDDSVMYLQFVSKSHLFFTAGKDHKIKQWDADKFEHIQTLEGHHQEVWCLAVSPSGDYVVSSSHDKSLRLWERTREPLILEEEREMQREAEYEESVAKEEQPAVPGETQGDNYFTGKKTIETVKAAERIMEAIELYREETAKMKEHKAICKAAGKEVPLPISPILMAYGNISPSAYVLEIFKGIRSSELEEALLVLPFSYVPDVLKLFNEFIQLGSDIELLCRCLFFLLRIHFGQITSNQMLVPVIEKLKETTISKVSQVRDVIGFNMAGLDYLKRECEAKSEVMFFADATSHLEEKKRKRKKREKLILTLT; translated from the exons ATGGGACTCACCAAGCAGTACCTGCGCTATGTTGCCAGTGCCGTCTTTGGCCTTATCGGCAGCCAGAAAGGCAATATTGTCTTCGTGACACTTCGTGGTGAAAAAGGACGCTATGTGGCAGTACCGGcctgtgaacatgttttcatctGGGActtaaggaaaggagaaaag ATCCTAATCCTTCAGGGGCTTAAACACGAAGTCACTTGCTTGTGCCCCTCCCCAGATGGGCTGCACTTGGCTGTCGGTTATGAGGATGGGTCTATTCGAATTTTCAGCCTCCTGAGTGGAGAAGGAAATGTGACGTTCAATGGACACAAAGCAGCCATCACTTCCCTGAAGTATGATCAGCTGGGAGGCAGGCTTGCATCTGGGTCCAAG GACACAGATGTTATTGTGTGGGATGTGATCAATGAAAGTGGTCTCTACCGCCTGAAGGGGCACAAGGACGCCATCACACAGGCATTGTTTCTGCGAGAAAAGAATCTGCTAGTTACCAG TGGGAAAGATACGATGGTGAAATGGTGGGACCTGGATACCCAGCACTGCTTCAGAACAATAGTTGGCCACCGAACTGAG GTGTGGGGGCTGGTGCTGGTGTCCGAAGAAAAGCGACTCATCACGGGGGCCTCTGACAGTGAGCTGAGGGCTTGGGACATAGCTTACCTGCAGGAG ATTGAAGACCCAGAAGAACCAGAGCCCAAGAAAATCAAAGAGTCTTCCCCGGGAATACAGGACACACATGAAGCAGAGGACGGTACCCTTGAGATGGAGGAAGCTCCTGAGGAT CGCATCCTTACGTGCAGAAAAGCTGGTTCCATAATGCGGGAAGGAAGGGACCGAGTTGTGAACCTTGCAGTCGACAAGACAGGCAGGATTCTTGCTTGCCAC GGAACCGATTCTGTGCTAGAAGTATTTCGTAtcctttccaaagaggaaattcagaagaaaatggaCAAGAAGATGAAGAAAGCTAGAAAGAAAGCGAA AGGAAATTCTTGCAAAGGTGAGGAGGAAGACCTTGAAGTCAGTGTTGAAATGACTCTGCAAGATGAGATCCAGCGGGTGACTAATATCAAAACTTCTGCCAAAATCAA GTCCTTTGATTTGATTCTCTCGCCTCAAGGCGAGTTAAAGGCTGTCTTCCTGCTGCAGAACAACTTGGTGGAATTATATTCACTGAGCCCGTCCGTGCCAGCGCCTCAGCCTGTCAGGACGAACAGAATCACCATCGGGGGTCATCGCAGTGACGTGCGGACTTTGTCATTCAGCTCAGACAACATCGCTGTCCTTTCAGCAGCAGCCGATTCCGTTAAGATATGGAACAG gTCTACCCTGCAGTGTATCCGCACAATGACATGCGAGTATGCGCTCTGCTCATTCTTTGTACCTGGTGATCGGCAGGTGGTCATAGGAACAAAG ACAGGAAAGCTGCAGCTTTATGACTTGGCCTCAGGAAACCTGCTGGAGACAATCGATGCACATGATGGCGCTTTAtggtccctgtctctctctccggATCAG CGTGGCTTTGTGACAGGTGGGGCTGATAAATCTGTCAAGTTCTGGGATTTTGAATTGGTGAAAGATGAAAACAGTACCCAGAAGAG GCTTTCTGTGAAGCAGACCCGGACCTTGCAACTAGATGAAGAAGTTCTGTGTGTCCGTTACTCTCCCAATCAGAAGCTGCTGGCTGTGTCTTTGTTGGACTGCACTGTGAAAATTTTCTATGTTGACACTTTAAAG TTTTTTCTCTCACTGTATGGACACAAACTGCCTGTTATATGCATGGACATCTCAtat GATGGAGCACTAATAGCAACTGGCTCTGCCGACAGGAATGTGAAAATCTGGGGCTTGGACTTCGGGGACTGCCACAAGTCTCTGTTTGCGCATGATGACAG TGTGATGTACCTACAGTTTGTCTCCAAGTCTCACCTCTTCTTTACTGCTGGGAAGGACCATAAGATCAAGCAGTGGGATGCGGACAAATTTGAACACATACAGACTCTGGAG GGGCACCACCAGGAAGTATGGTGCTTGGCTGTCAGCCCCAGTGGAGACTATGTGGTGTCGTCATCCCATGACAAATCTCTGAGACTTTGGGAGAGAACAAGGGAGCCTCTTATTcttgaggaagagagggagatg CAAAGGGAAGCAGAATATGAGGAGAGCGTGGCCAAAGAAGAGCAACCAGCA GTTCCAGGAGAGACTCAAGGTGACAATTACTTTACTGGAAAGAAAACTATTGAAACAGTCAAAGCG GCTGAGAGGATCATGGAGGCTATTGAGCTATACCGAGAAGAAACTGCGAAAATGAAAGAACACAAAGCCATCTGTAAAGCTGCAGGGAAAGAG GTTCCTCTTCCCATCAGCCCGATCCTGATGGCTTATGGCAATATCTCT CCTTCAGCTTATGTGTTggagatttttaaaggaatcaggTCAAG TGAGCTGGAAGAGGCCCTGCTCGTGCTGCCTTTCTCTTACGTCCCGGACGTCCTTAAGCTCTTTAATGAGTTCATCCAGCTGGGCTCTGACATTGAACTCCTGTGTCGgtgcctcttctttctcctcag gaTTCACTTTGGACAGATCACTAGCAACCAAATGCTTGTGCCCGTGAttgaaaaattaaaggaaacaaCTATTTCAAAAGTCAGCCAAGTCCGG GATGTTATTGGCTTCAACATGGCAGGTCTTGATTATCTGAAGAGGGAATGCGAGGCAAAGAGTGAAGTTATGTTTTTTGCCGATGCTACCAGCCActtggaagaaaagaagaggaagaggaaaaagagggagaagCTGATCTTAACATTGACTTAG